GCCTGGGGGCCCCGGTTACTCCCTGATAACTGAGGCTTTGATGATGACTAAATGGGCCGACCATTTGGCCTGGTTCAATGAACGTGCACCATGTTTGAAGCGCAAATTAATGCTACGTGTTGGGCTGATATTGGCGGAAAATTTGTGTGTGCGGCCGTCGGTTAAGATCCTGGATTCTGCAGCCACTGTAAGTACACTCGTGACTGGATCGGTTTGACAAATATTGGAAACCAATTGAACGAGCACGTTTGGGCCCTCCGGAAAACATCGGGCTGGATCATATGAAGAAAAACTGGAAAATTTCCGAAATACATCTAGACGAAGGCAACCGAAAAGGCCCAGCCACAAGACTCTATCGTAGCCCCAGTTGTGCAGTGATGACCATATAGGTCGGAATTCACACGACCACTTCTACTCTAGCATTAATGGGTGTTCAGATGTCCTACCTTGATTCAGCCATATCGTCATTTGCACACCACAAGGAAATTATATGGGGTTTGGAACAACTGAGTCTGAGCACGACCTCATGACCTGAATCGAAGGGTTATCACCACAAAAAAAGATGTAgccagctgaagaaggcaatTGGCCGGTTTCTGCTCCCTCAATGTGAGGACTGTGGGCCTATTATCAGACCCCAGAGTCTTTTAAGATGAAGCAATACTCACAGAACAGACTGGATTGTGCAAACCGAGTAGTTCGAGGACCAACAAGAAGACACCTGGGATTTCCTTGGAACGGCAGAGCCTTTGGTTGAAGGATAAGACTGAGAATGACAGCAAACAGCAAGCATTCTACCTCGAGGCTTAAGGAGAGCAAGCTGAGCTTTGCGCCGCAACTATCTCTATTTGACACGAGTGGTTGTCAGTCACAGGGATAATGTCCAATAATAGTACTCCGTAGCAGCCCTCCGTATACCCTGACGATGCTGCGCGCTGATCTTCAGACTGGAACGGGAAAATCGACGACAGGGCCCCGGAATCAGCAATGGAGACAAATGATAGGCGTAGGCCCTGAGGCCCAGGCATGAGGCAAGAGTGTTGGGGGAAATGTGTCCTTCCTCATCGGGATTAGTACTTCTTGTGACCAAGCTGGgctcttttcctcttttctAGCAAGCCCACATTCGTATACCCGCATTCTCCACCCATCGCTCACCCTCACCGGATGATGGCGTGAGATTTGGATATTGCTTTCCACCAGGGAATTCACTGCACTCCAGAGGGAGTGTATGTAGCAAGTATGTGTTTGTTGCACTGCTACGTACTGCACATCGCAACCCAACTGCAATTGCTCAAACTAGCATCCAAACATCCATACGAAGACAGCTCCTCCACTACCTCATGATCTCAACATCATCGTTCAAGATTATTCTTCATTATTGTTGACGGTGCGCTTCAGGCTAGCATACAAGAAATCACGGGCACTTTAACCTGAGTAATATGTTTCGTCAATCgtccttcctcgtcgctgtcttgGTTCACTGCCACGAGCATAGGTATCCTCAAAAAGAATGTCTGCGTTGAGCTCGGGCTCAGGCGacgcctctgcctctgccacTTCGTCATTGACCTTCTTCCGAACGGATCGATCAATTTCTCTGGCCTGGTCCTCCGAGAACACATCCCAGTTGATCAACTTTGCACGGAAACTGGAAATTGGATCGTTTTCACGCTCTGCCTTCAACTCCTCGCGAGATCGATATGCGGTCCCAGGATCCGACATAGAGTGCCCAGCGAACCGGTAAGTGGCATATTCGTACAGCAATGGTCCATTGCCGGCTTGAACATATTCCTTTCCGTGCTTGATGGCTGAAAGCACCGCAAGAACATCCATGCCATCGACTCGCAGACCCGGGATATACTGTCCACGCTTATAATACTCTGTCGATGCTGAAGATCGTTCAGCAGATGTTCCCATCCCATACTTGTTATCTATGCACAGCGTATGTTTAGCATTATCCAAAGgcaacaaaacaaaacaaggTATGAACTGGTACTGGGTGGCTTACTTTCACAGCCAAAAATGACCGGTAGATCCCACAATTTCGCCATATTGAACGCCTCATGTACCTGTCCTTGGTTCGCAGCTCCGTCTCCGAACAAATTTATCGTCACGTTCGGCTTGTCATTGTATTGCTGAGCAAATGCTATCCCGGCCCCAAGGGGAACACTGGCCCCTACGATTCCATTCCCTCCGAAGAAGCTCTCGCAGAACATGTGCATTGAACCCCCTTTTCCGAATGATATGCCAGCCCGGCGACCGAGGAGTTCCGCAATAATTGATTTCACAGTTCCACCTCGCATCAGTGTCATCCCGTGAGACCGGTAAGCGGTTATAAGCTTATCTTCGCGCGTCATACCATGTTCTATGCCCACAGCAACGGCTTCCTGACCAGTTGATAAGTGGCAAAATCCTCGTATTTTTCGATCCTTGTACAGGCTGTCGGCTGCCAGCTCCATCCGCCTACAATTATCGTATTAGCCGATATGGAAGCGTGTGTAAGGCATATGTCACAGACCTGATCATGGCCATATCATGGTATAATTGCTTGAGCTGATTCTTTGTTGTTTCTATAGAATACGGCGGCGGATCGAAGTTATAGGTTTCATAACTGTCTTCTGAAATCGGAACACTAAACGCTCTGTCGTCCTCCTACCCCTAGAGTCAGACATCTGGTTTTCCCGAGTACTGCGGATGTAACCACTTACACTAGGGATGTCTTCTATATTGGCAACATTGGCCAAG
Above is a window of Aspergillus puulaauensis MK2 DNA, chromosome 2, nearly complete sequence DNA encoding:
- a CDS encoding putative pyruvate dehydrogenase E1 component alpha subunit (BUSCO:EOG09262Q8D;~COG:C;~EggNog:ENOG410Q1VT;~InterPro:IPR017597,IPR029061,IPR001017;~PFAM:PF00676;~go_component: GO:0043231 - intracellular membrane-bounded organelle [Evidence IEA];~go_function: GO:0004739 - pyruvate dehydrogenase (acetyl-transferring) activity [Evidence IEA];~go_function: GO:0016624 - oxidoreductase activity, acting on the aldehyde or oxo group of donors, disulfide as acceptor [Evidence IEA];~go_process: GO:0006086 - acetyl-CoA biosynthetic process from pyruvate [Evidence IEA]); protein product: MFSRIVRPKGSLASFRPRVQVQPGIRRRFLANVANIEDIPSEDDRAFSVPISEDSYETYNFDPPPYSIETTKNQLKQLYHDMAMIRRMELAADSLYKDRKIRGFCHLSTGQEAVAVGIEHGMTREDKLITAYRSHGMTLMRGGTVKSIIAELLGRRAGISFGKGGSMHMFCESFFGGNGIVGASVPLGAGIAFAQQYNDKPNVTINLFGDGAANQGQVHEAFNMAKLWDLPVIFGCENNKYGMGTSAERSSASTEYYKRGQYIPGLRVDGMDVLAVLSAIKHGKEYVQAGNGPLLYEYATYRFAGHSMSDPGTAYRSREELKAERENDPISSFRAKLINWDVFSEDQAREIDRSVRKKVNDEVAEAEASPEPELNADILFEDTYARGSEPRQRRGRTIDETYYSG